The Seriola aureovittata isolate HTS-2021-v1 ecotype China chromosome 2, ASM2101889v1, whole genome shotgun sequence genome has a segment encoding these proteins:
- the LOC130183066 gene encoding delta-type opioid receptor — MSITEDAMLLWNCTGSEDLPGNGSDTGLGKVEQVLVPILDTLILVLGVVGHTMVMVILCGRRRRGAGHSPHSSMTGTGTDILLLALSAADLLLLSTLPFHTVAIAMQEWPFEDFMCRLVGFLGSACSSASVFTLAALAVSRYLTVVQPTRAYGLLSPRRVSIAAALLWVPACCLAVPQLVFRCVGTPRQAPDRHTCFAFRFHKDQLIYGLFHFFVAFLLPLITIAVAYGKIYLFLWGSQQAGRAPQVERYQSKVTQTSAMLVLAFTLCWLPSYGLTLNLLAEEISGATGTSPRYGPFSVFARFMATSSTVVNPILYVLMSQKFRQDLLRLFKKGRQREGRAVDMAAA; from the coding sequence ATGTCCATAACTGAAGACGCGATGCTGCTGTGGAACTGTACAGGTTCAGAGGATCTGCCGGGGAACGGCAGTGACACTGGGCTGGGCAAGGTGGAGCAGGTCCTAGTCCCAATATTAGATACACTGATTCTGGTGCTGGGGGTCGTCGGGCACACAATGGTGATGGTGATCCTGTGTGGGAGGCGGAGGAGAGGTGCTGGACATTCCCCTCACAGCTCCATGACAGGCACCGGGACAGACATCCTCCTGCTGGCTCTGAGCGCTGCCGACCTGCTTTTGCTCTCCACGCTTCCCTTCCACACTGTTGCCATAGCCATGCAGGAGTGGCCGTTTGAGGACTTCATGTGTCGTCTGGTTGGCTTCTTGGGATCGGCCTGCTCGTCGGCCAGCGTCTTCACACTGGCTGCGCTGGCTGTGTCTCGCTATCTGACTGTGGTGCAGCCTACCAGAGCGTACGGTCTCCTCTCCCCTCGCCGGGTGTCTATAGCTGCTGCACTCCTCTGGGTGCCAGCCTGCTGCCTGGCTGTCCCCCAGCTGGTTTTTCGCTGTGTGGGAACCCCCCGACAAGCCCCTGATAGACACACATGCTTTGCTTTCCGGTTCCACAAAGACCAGCTGATCTATggattatttcacttttttgtgGCCTTCTTACTTCCACTGATCACCATTGCTGTGGCCTATGGCAAGATCTACCTGTTCCTGTGGGGGAGTCAGCAGGCCGGCAGGGCCCCCCAAGTAGAGCGCTACCAGAGCAAAGTGACCCAGACCTCAGCCATGCTGGTGCTGGCTTTTACCCTATGTTGGCTGCCGTCCTATGGCCTGACGCTGAATTTACTGGCGGAAGAAATTTCAGGGGCCACTGGCACCTCACCCCGTTACGGCCCCTTCAGTGTGTTTGCACGCTTCATGGCGACTTCCTCTACAGTGGTGAACCCCATCCTCTACGTGCTCATGTCCCAAAAGTTCAGACAAGACTTACTAAGGCTGTTTAAAAAGGGGAGGCAAAGAGAAGGTAGGGCTGTGGATATGGCTGCTGCCTGA